In Zingiber officinale cultivar Zhangliang chromosome 6A, Zo_v1.1, whole genome shotgun sequence, a single genomic region encodes these proteins:
- the LOC121997107 gene encoding sugar transport protein MST6-like: MAGGVILSTSSKKLHEGKMTSFVLLACIMASSGGLIFGYDIGISGGVTSMDSFLEKFFPSVYAQQQADSSASQYCKFDSELLTLFTSSLYVAALLSSFAASRVTRVSGRKLSMLIGGMTFLAGSAINGAAVNVFMLILGRVLLGIGIGFANQSVPVYLSEMAPAKMRGTLNIGFQLMITVGIFAANLINYGTASIKGGWGWRVSLGLAAVPAIIMSVGALVLPDTPNSLLERGFAEEAKKMLQKIRGTDDIQEEYDDLIAASEEAKTVKSPWSNILQNKYRPQLIMAILIPFFQQLTGINVIMFYAPVLFKTIGFGGEASLASAVITGIVNVFATFVSIATVDRLGRRALFLQGGAQMLISQVVVGTLIGLKFGTSGEATELSKGYASIIVLFICVYVAAFAWSWGPLGWLVPSEIFPLEIRSAGQSITVSVNMFFTFIIAQVFLLALCHMKFGLFYFFGGWVVIMTAFIYFFLPETKNVPIEEIILVWKQHWFWGKFIADEDIHVGEHAFKNTSA, encoded by the exons ATGGCAGGAGGAGTTATCCTAAGCACGAGCAGCAAAAAGCTACACGAAGGAAAGATGACTAGCTTCGTGTTATTGGCATGCATCATGGCTTCCTCCGGCGGACTCATCTTCGGTTACGATATCGGAATATCTG GCGGCGTCACGTCCATGGATTCGTTCCTTGAAAAGTTCTTCCCGTCGGTTTACGCGCAGCAGCAAGCGGACTCGAGCGCCAGTCAGTACTGCAAGTTCGACAGCGAGCTGTTGACTCTCTTCACGTCGTCGCTCTACGTCGCCGCCCTCCTCTCATCCTTCGCCGCGTCGAGGGTGACGAGGGTCAGCGGGAGGAAACTGTCCATGCTTATAGGAGGGATGACGTTCCTGGCGGGCTCCGCCATCAACGGCGCCGCCGTCAATGTCTTCATGCTCATTCTCGGCCGCGTCCTGCTCGGCATCGGAATCGGGTTCGCCAACCAGTCCGTGCCGGTGTACCTCTCCGAGATGGCCCCGGCCAAGATGAGGGGCACGCTCAACATCGGCTTCCAGCTGATGATCACCGTCGGCATCTTCGCCGCGAACCTCATCAACTACGGGACGGCGTCGATCAAGGGCGGGTGGGGGTGGCGCGTCAGCCTCGGCCTGGCGGCGGTCCCGGCCATCATCATGAGCGTCGGCGCGTTAGTCCTGCCGGACACACCCAACTCGCTCCTCGAGCGCGGCTTCGCGGAGGAGGCCAAGAAAATGCTCCAGAAAATCCGCGGCACcgacgacatccaagaagagtaCGACGACTTGATCGCCGCCAGCGAAGAGGCGAAGACCGTCAAGAGCCCATGGTCCAACATCCTGCAGAACAAGTACAGGCCCCAGCTCATCATGGCCATCCTCATCCCCTTCTTCCAGCAACTCACCGGCATCAACGTCATCATGTTCTACGCGCCGGTGCTCTTCAAGACGATCGGCTTCGGAGGCGAAGCTTCCCTGGCGTCCGCCGTCATCACCGGCATCGTCAACGTGTTCGCTACATTCGTGTCGATAGCCACCGTCGACAGGCTTGGACGCCGAGCACTCTTCCTGCAAGGAGGAGCGCAGATGCTCATATCTCAG GTGGTGGTGGGCACGCTGATCGGGCTCAAATTCGGAACCTCCGGCGAGGCGACGGAGCTGTCCAAGGGCTACGCCAGCATCATCGTGCTGTTCATCTGCGTCTACGTCGCCGCCTTCGCGTGGTCGTGGGGCCCTCTCGGGTGGCTGGTGCCTAGCGAGATCTTCCCGCTGGAGATCCGGTCGGCCGGGCAGAGTATCACGGTGTCCGTCAACATGTTCTTCACTTTCATCATCGCCCAGGTCTTCCTCTTAGCGCTCTGCCACATGAAGTTCGGGCTCTTCTACTTCTTCGGCGGCTGGGTGGTGATCATGACGGCGTTCATCTACTTCTTCCTGCCTGAAACCAAGAACGTGCCCATTGAGGAGATCATTCTGGTCTGGAAGCAGCACTGGTTCTGGGGCAAGTTCATCGCCGACGAAGACATTCACGTCGGCGAGCATGCCTTCAAGAACACAAGCGCATGA
- the LOC121997106 gene encoding uncharacterized protein LOC121997106, whose protein sequence is MGYDAMANSAKKKRTNRSGKLKHCRSDAGREQWLSQTKGEDDCKILGEDHPSLSRKDVGGSKIRMIGEDEAPHRQRRSDSGPPPMPHQRGSMIRRRSTDSSSPSVTDADEEDDHVDDGVLDDWEAVADAISEVNDLADHDPEDHLVPAALSSVATASPIASRPTTRPEPIRSAPRAWKPDDASRPRSLPSISKQWSFPAKVDQKLCLVGQQKDTLLLPCPCPICYEDLDPTDSRFFPCSCGFRLCLFCHKRILEDDGGCPGCRRPYNSFLYGQQTINSIGTPLMPHCLSCSFSMISRSSSREH, encoded by the exons ATGGGTTACGACGCGATGGCAAACAGCGCGAAGAAGAAGCGG ACGAATCGATCGGGCAAGTTGAAGCATTGCAGGTCCGATGCCGGTCGCGAGCAATGGCTTTCTCAAA CCAAGGGCGAGGATGATTGCAAGATTTTGGGCGAGGATCATCCCTCGCTGTCACGGAAAGATGTTGGTGGCAGTAAGATTAGGATGATAGGCGAGGATGAAGCTCCCCATCGGCAGAGGCGCAGTGATTCGGGCCCTCCTCCGATGCCACATCAGCGAGGAAGTATGATACGCAGACGCAGTACTGATTCTAGTTCGCCGAGTGTTACGGATGCTGATGAGGAGGACGATCATGTAGACGATGGGGTGCTTGACGATTGGGAGGCGGTGGCGGACGCCATATCAGAAGTGAATGACTTGGCCGACCATGACCCTGAGGATCATCTTGTCCCTGCGGCCCTTTCATCGGTTGCAACTGCTTCTCCAATCGCTAGCCGACCTACCACAAGGCCAGAACCCATTAGAAGTGCTCCTAGAGCTTGGAAACCGGATGATGCATCTAGGCCCCGTAGCCTTCCCAGTATCTCCAAGCAGTGGAGCTTCCCTGCTAAAGTAGATCAAAAGCTTTGCTTGGTTGGCCAACAGAAAGACACCCTTTTGTTGCCTTGCCCATGCCCTATCTGTTATGAGGATTTGGATCCAACGGACTCCAGGTTCTTCCCTTGTTCGTGTGGCTTTCGACTCTGCCTCTTCTGCCACAAGAGGATTCTTGAGGATGATGGGGGTTGCCCTGGTTGCAGGAGGCCATATAATTCATTTCTCTATGGACAACAGACAATCAATTCTATTGGGACACCACTAATGCCACACTGTCTATCTTGTTCTTTTAGCATGATCTCAAGATCTTCTAGCAGGGAGCATTAG